One Scyliorhinus canicula chromosome 9, sScyCan1.1, whole genome shotgun sequence DNA segment encodes these proteins:
- the LOC119971379 gene encoding tubulin polymerization-promoting protein family member 3-like — MMAEGGLVNMETLQESFKKFAAYGDTKATGNEMTGKNWSKLCKDCKIIDGKAVTSTDVDIVFSKVKAKTARVITFAEFKNALAELAPKRFKGKSKEEAIEAAYKLIAGKDPASVGVTKVTKAGAVDRLTDATKYTGSHKERFDQDGKGKGKTGREDIAQNTGYVGAYKGAGTYSEKAKEK; from the exons ATGATGGCAGAAGGAGGCTTAGTTAACATGGAAACTCTACAGGAGTCATTTAAGAAGTTTGCAGCATATGGAGACACCAAAGCAACTGGTAATGAAATGACTGGGAAAAATTGGTCCAAGCTGTGCAAAGACTGCAAAATCATTGATGGCAAAGCAGTCACCTCAACTGATGTGGACATTGTCTTTTCAAAAGTGAA AGCCAAGACCGCTCGAGTAATCACATTTGCGGAGTTTAAAAATGCTTTGGCAGAGCTCGCTCCAAAAAGATTCAAAGGCAAAAGTAAGGAGGAAGCGATTGAGGCGGCCTACAAGCTGATTGCTGGAAAAGATCCGGCAAGTGTTGGCGTGACG AAAGTAACAAAGGCGGGTGCTGTCGACAGACTAACGGATGCAACTAAATACACAGGCTCCCATAAAGAGCGTTTTGATCAAGATGGCAAAGGCAAAGGGAAAACTGGCCGAGAAGATATTGCACAAAATACAGGCTATGTGGGAGCTTACAAAGGTGCTGGGACCTACAGTGAAAAAGCTAAAGAGAAATAA